A single region of the Hyphomonas adhaerens MHS-3 genome encodes:
- a CDS encoding MmcQ/YjbR family DNA-binding protein → MKLKAYNTFCGGLPHTTSVIQWGEATVWKIGGKVFAIGREEDGDMVCSFKVSEMSFDILKEQPGCRGAPHLASRGMKWIQRYSADTLSDDDLKAYLEGSYQLVAAGLTKKLQRELGFLKDGK, encoded by the coding sequence GAAACTCAAAGCCTACAACACATTCTGCGGCGGTCTTCCGCACACGACCAGCGTCATCCAGTGGGGCGAGGCAACCGTGTGGAAGATCGGCGGCAAGGTCTTCGCCATCGGCCGCGAGGAAGACGGTGACATGGTCTGCTCGTTCAAGGTCTCGGAGATGAGTTTCGACATATTGAAGGAACAGCCCGGCTGCCGGGGCGCGCCGCACCTTGCCTCACGCGGCATGAAATGGATCCAGCGCTACAGCGCGGACACGCTCTCCGACGATGATCTGAAGGCCTATCTCGAAGGCTCTTACCAGCTCGTGGCGGCAGGGCTGACAAAAAAGCTCCAGCGCGAGCTCGGCTTCCTCAAGGACGGAAAATAG